The following are from one region of the Endozoicomonas sp. 4G genome:
- a CDS encoding peptidase E, which yields MPNQQIIAMGGGGFSMESSPLLDDYILSCASNNPRICFIATAAGDSTEYITRFYRRFTQADCQPTHLELFRRDQTDLEDFLLSQDIIYVSGGNTANMLAIWAVHGIDRILEKALAQGIVLCGISAGSICWFEEGMTDSFGQTLEPYSCLGFLAGSNCPHYDGEAERKPTYHRLVSKGLISPGIAADDSAALHYIDGELYQAVSSKTGAAAYRLEECNGEVIEARIPTLYLGD from the coding sequence ATGCCAAACCAACAAATCATAGCCATGGGCGGAGGCGGTTTTTCCATGGAATCCTCACCATTGCTTGACGACTACATTCTCAGTTGCGCAAGTAACAATCCCCGTATCTGTTTTATAGCCACCGCTGCTGGCGATAGCACTGAATACATCACCCGGTTTTACCGCAGGTTTACCCAGGCTGACTGTCAACCAACTCACCTGGAACTTTTTCGCAGAGACCAAACGGATCTTGAAGATTTTCTGCTGTCCCAGGACATCATTTACGTCAGTGGTGGCAACACCGCGAACATGCTGGCTATATGGGCGGTTCATGGTATTGACCGAATTCTTGAAAAAGCACTGGCGCAAGGTATTGTCCTCTGTGGCATCAGCGCCGGTTCCATCTGTTGGTTTGAAGAAGGGATGACGGATTCTTTTGGGCAGACTCTGGAACCCTATTCCTGCCTTGGATTTCTGGCAGGCAGCAACTGTCCACACTATGATGGAGAGGCTGAAAGAAAGCCAACTTATCATCGGCTGGTAAGCAAAGGCCTGATCTCTCCCGGAATAGCAGCTGATGACAGTGCCGCCTTACATTATATTGATGGTGAGCTATATCAGGCAGTATCTTCAAAAACAGGGGCGGCAGCCTACAGGCTTGAAGAGTGCAATGGCGAAGTGATTGAAGCTCGTATCCCCACTTTATATCTGGGCGATTGA